A stretch of the Actinomycetota bacterium genome encodes the following:
- a CDS encoding AAA family ATPase translates to MNRKSRAIAIVNQKGGVGKSTTTINLGTCLAQAGRRVVLVDLDPQGNSTSGLGLDKGSRSSCVYNALIEEAPIKDLIESTQIENLFVVPATIQLAGAEIELVSTISRETKLKRAIEPLREDFEYILIDCPPSLGLLTVNALTAADQIIIPIQCEYYALEGLSKLLESVKLIRQHLNPDLEIAGVLMTMHDSRTKLSQQVVDEVAKYFKDKVYKTIIPRTVRLSEAPSFGQPITIYDPVCQGSLAYQGFAKEVMDRG, encoded by the coding sequence ATGAACAGAAAAAGCAGAGCGATAGCCATCGTAAACCAGAAGGGCGGGGTCGGAAAGAGCACGACGACCATAAACTTGGGAACCTGTCTGGCCCAGGCCGGAAGGCGGGTCGTCTTGGTCGACTTGGACCCACAGGGCAACTCGACCAGCGGGCTTGGTTTGGACAAGGGGAGCAGGAGCAGCTGCGTTTATAATGCCCTTATAGAAGAGGCTCCCATAAAGGATTTGATAGAGTCGACCCAGATCGAAAACTTATTCGTCGTCCCGGCCACCATCCAGCTGGCCGGCGCAGAGATAGAACTGGTCTCGACCATTTCAAGAGAGACCAAACTTAAAAGGGCGATAGAACCCTTGAGAGAAGACTTCGAGTATATTTTGATCGACTGTCCTCCTTCGCTGGGCCTTCTCACCGTGAACGCTCTGACGGCCGCCGACCAGATCATAATCCCGATACAGTGCGAATACTACGCCCTAGAGGGCCTCTCCAAGCTCTTGGAGAGCGTAAAGTTGATACGCCAGCACCTCAACCCCGACCTCGAGATCGCTGGCGTTTTAATGACCATGCACGACTCAAGGACCAAGCTCTCGCAGCAGGTCGTAGACGAGGTCGCCAAATATTTTAAGGACAAGGTCTACAAGACCATAATTCCAAGAACGGTCAGGCTGAGCGAGGCCCCAAGTTTTGGTCAGCCGATAACCATCTACGATCCGGTCTGTCAGGGCTCCCTTGCCTACCAGGGGTTCGCGAAGGAAGTGATGGATCGTGGCTAA
- the dnaA gene encoding chromosomal replication initiator protein DnaA → MQADIAEAWKEAVKQLKAGMSAPISKAWFDNTSAVDMSNGVVFISAPNNFIKEWLETRHVDSIKETLSAILNEDVLVSFISKELEGVATSPRTKIQSKPPETEARGGAGLLNSKYTFEAFVIGSSNRFAHAAALAVAELPFKAYNPLFIYGGVGLGKTHLLQAVGNYVSQHNRELKIRYVSTEKFTNDFISSIGDRGKISGFQNKYRKVDVLMIDDIQFIAGKEATQEEFFHTFNNLYEANKQMVITSDRPPKDISTLEDRLRSRFECGLITDVQPPDLETKIAILKRKLSDNDVVSFEVLEFIASRVHSNIRELEGALTRVLAFSSFTKTPIDIKLAEEVLRNIFSNKESRPISIQAIQNEVCRFFGISKTELVGSRRSQPIVYPRQIAMYLSRELTDMSLPKIGEEFGGRDHTTVMHANLKIERLISERREIYNQIQELINKIKQRS, encoded by the coding sequence TTGCAAGCAGACATCGCGGAGGCCTGGAAAGAGGCCGTAAAACAATTAAAGGCTGGGATGAGTGCTCCCATATCGAAGGCTTGGTTCGATAACACCTCGGCGGTTGATATGTCAAATGGTGTCGTCTTTATATCGGCTCCCAATAATTTCATCAAAGAGTGGCTCGAGACAAGACACGTCGACTCAATAAAAGAGACCCTGTCGGCTATCTTAAACGAGGATGTGCTCGTAAGCTTCATTTCTAAAGAGTTAGAAGGGGTCGCCACGTCGCCCAGGACCAAGATTCAATCAAAACCGCCAGAGACCGAGGCGAGGGGTGGGGCCGGCCTCTTAAATTCAAAATATACCTTCGAAGCTTTCGTGATCGGAAGCAGCAACCGGTTCGCCCACGCCGCCGCATTGGCCGTGGCGGAGCTTCCTTTTAAGGCTTACAACCCGCTGTTTATCTATGGCGGCGTGGGCCTTGGAAAGACTCACCTGCTGCAGGCTGTCGGCAACTATGTCTCCCAGCATAACCGCGAACTTAAAATTAGGTATGTTTCGACGGAGAAATTTACCAACGACTTCATCAGCTCAATTGGAGATAGGGGCAAAATCTCTGGTTTTCAAAATAAATATCGCAAAGTTGATGTGTTGATGATAGACGACATCCAGTTTATAGCCGGCAAGGAGGCGACCCAAGAGGAGTTCTTTCACACATTTAATAATCTATATGAAGCGAATAAGCAGATGGTTATCACTAGCGACCGCCCACCAAAGGATATCTCAACCCTAGAAGACCGCCTTCGTTCGAGGTTTGAGTGCGGCCTCATCACCGATGTCCAGCCACCTGATCTGGAGACAAAGATAGCCATTTTAAAGAGAAAGCTTAGCGATAACGACGTCGTCTCTTTCGAGGTTTTAGAGTTCATTGCTTCCAGGGTCCACTCGAATATTAGGGAGCTTGAGGGGGCGCTGACTAGGGTTCTTGCCTTTTCCTCCTTCACAAAAACCCCGATAGATATTAAGCTCGCCGAGGAGGTTTTAAGGAATATATTCTCAAACAAAGAGAGCCGACCGATATCGATTCAGGCCATACAGAATGAGGTCTGCCGCTTTTTTGGGATTTCAAAAACCGAGCTCGTCGGAAGCCGGCGGAGTCAGCCGATTGTTTATCCTAGACAGATTGCTATGTACCTATCGAGAGAATTAACTGATATGTCTCTTCCAAAGATCGGCGAGGAGTTTGGTGGAAGAGATCACACAACGGTGATGCACGCCAATTTAAAGATAGAAAGGCTAATAAGCGAAAGGCGGGAGATATATAACCAGATTCAGGAGTTAATTAATAAGATAAAACAGAGATCTTAA
- the rpmH gene encoding 50S ribosomal protein L34 yields MYLKRTFQPNVRKRKKTHGFRKRMSTRAGRAILAARRRKGRAKISA; encoded by the coding sequence ATATACTTGAAGAGAACATTTCAGCCCAATGTAAGAAAAAGAAAAAAAACCCACGGCTTTAGAAAGCGCATGAGCACGAGGGCTGGCCGAGCAATCCTGGCCGCAAGGCGCCGAAAAGGAAGGGCCAAGATCTCAGCCTGA
- the rnpA gene encoding ribonuclease P protein component: MGESKTASLKSKRDFEKVYAQGRAIKNDLLVMLILKNGGTGQSRVGYSVSRKLGGAVERNRIRRRLKEAFRLSGLELNKSTDIVFIARRKIKGKSYHEIEKALRRLTRRAEDLIK; encoded by the coding sequence ATGGGCGAAAGCAAAACGGCAAGCCTGAAAAGCAAGAGAGATTTTGAAAAGGTCTATGCTCAAGGCAGGGCCATAAAAAATGACCTCCTGGTGATGTTAATTTTAAAAAACGGAGGCACCGGCCAGAGCCGGGTCGGCTATTCGGTCAGCCGAAAGCTCGGAGGGGCGGTTGAGAGGAACCGGATAAGGCGACGCCTCAAAGAGGCGTTTCGTTTGAGTGGGCTGGAGCTTAATAAGTCCACCGATATAGTGTTTATTGCCAGAAGAAAGATAAAAGGAAAGAGCTATCACGAGATTGAAAAAGCGCTTAGAAGGCTCACAAGAAGAGCGGAAGATCTTATTAAATGA
- the mnmE gene encoding tRNA uridine-5-carboxymethylaminomethyl(34) synthesis GTPase MnmE — translation MKEEKDTIVAISTPPGSSGIGIVRMSGTDAFEIAEKLFRSPRGTDLGEATHRIVHGYIAHPGRADTIDEVLVSAMKGPATYTREDTIEINCHGGRIPLRETFHALVEAGARPAEPGEFTKRAFLNGRIDLAQAEAVIDTINAKTARSLAASHRQLKGALSSRIKGVLCGAWDLLVALECNIDFSEEDIPPLLHEEGAGLTKDLLERIDELLATWGKGRILREGAVISLIGRTNVGKSSLLNALTGQDRCIVTDFPGTTRDVIEEGMEIGGLPVVINDTAGIRRPENEAEEKGIAKSLDLVAESELTLFVLDSSEEICEEDCGIFSRLDPDKTIVVLNKSDAALETAVAQAERIFSAKGSISVSAKFGQGLEQLKELIGGAVLGSEMAEDEIVITNARHYKALNEARASLDRAESGLRTKEPEECVALFIKEAIDSLEGIMGVGADHELLDRIFSKFCIGK, via the coding sequence ATGAAAGAGGAAAAGGACACCATCGTCGCCATCTCCACCCCCCCCGGCAGCTCGGGAATAGGCATCGTCAGGATGAGCGGCACAGATGCTTTCGAGATAGCCGAAAAGCTATTTCGCTCCCCCAGGGGCACGGACCTCGGAGAGGCAACCCACAGGATCGTTCACGGCTATATTGCTCATCCGGGCCGGGCCGACACCATAGATGAGGTTCTGGTTTCGGCGATGAAGGGACCTGCCACCTACACCAGAGAAGACACCATCGAAATCAACTGTCATGGCGGCAGAATCCCTTTGCGGGAGACCTTTCACGCCCTGGTTGAGGCCGGAGCGCGACCGGCTGAACCAGGAGAATTTACCAAAAGGGCTTTTTTGAATGGCCGCATAGATCTGGCCCAAGCCGAAGCCGTCATCGACACCATCAACGCCAAAACGGCACGAAGCCTAGCCGCCTCGCACAGGCAGCTCAAGGGCGCGCTCTCCTCAAGGATTAAAGGGGTTCTGTGCGGCGCATGGGACCTCCTGGTTGCACTGGAGTGCAACATTGATTTTTCCGAGGAGGACATCCCCCCCTTGCTTCACGAAGAGGGAGCAGGGCTTACAAAAGACCTTTTGGAAAGGATAGACGAGCTCCTTGCCACCTGGGGAAAAGGGCGCATCTTGCGGGAGGGGGCAGTCATATCCTTAATAGGACGGACTAATGTCGGGAAGTCGAGTCTGCTCAATGCCCTTACGGGCCAAGACAGATGCATAGTGACCGATTTTCCGGGAACGACCAGGGATGTGATTGAAGAGGGGATGGAAATAGGCGGCCTTCCCGTCGTCATCAACGACACGGCGGGCATCAGGAGACCCGAGAACGAAGCGGAAGAGAAGGGCATAGCCAAGAGCCTGGATCTTGTGGCGGAGTCGGAATTGACCCTCTTTGTTCTCGACTCGAGCGAAGAGATCTGCGAGGAGGATTGCGGGATTTTCTCTCGGCTTGATCCAGACAAGACAATTGTTGTTTTGAATAAATCCGACGCGGCGCTGGAGACGGCGGTTGCCCAGGCAGAGAGGATTTTTTCAGCCAAAGGGAGCATCTCGGTCTCTGCAAAATTCGGCCAAGGGCTCGAACAGCTAAAAGAGCTCATCGGCGGGGCCGTCTTGGGATCCGAGATGGCAGAGGATGAGATCGTGATAACGAATGCAAGGCACTACAAGGCGCTGAATGAGGCCAGGGCCAGCCTCGACCGGGCCGAGAGTGGCCTGCGGACGAAGGAGCCCGAGGAGTGCGTCGCCCTCTTCATCAAAGAGGCTATAGACAGCCTGGAGGGGATAATGGGTGTGGGCGCCGACCATGAGCTCTTGGACAGGATATTCTCAAAGTTCTGCATCGGAAAGTGA
- a CDS encoding ATP-binding protein: protein MEEAVNKFLERVLSEKEDAKKESLAREAAPSCAEEKGASSFRGFARIAIYDSLSSPPQIIELSCQDRQEFIDSLGAKIYQLSHEGGGNAPFAAIKELVENLIHASFKEVVVTILNKGNTIRIADQGPGIANKDKALEPGFSTATSEMKHIIKGVGSGLPIVKEIVGLSGGVMKIEDNLVSGSVITMEFKKIPELGGVELPAKKKPSPLTMTLSNRQKKVLFLVAEVGPIGPSEMASELSMSLSTAYRDLRSLEDLGLLRADDRGRRVLSQEGVDFMENFFDQTG from the coding sequence GTGGAGGAAGCTGTGAACAAGTTTTTGGAGAGGGTCCTGTCCGAAAAAGAAGATGCTAAAAAAGAGAGCCTCGCTCGGGAGGCCGCCCCTTCTTGCGCTGAGGAGAAGGGGGCCTCTTCCTTCAGGGGGTTTGCGCGAATAGCAATATATGACTCTCTCTCTTCGCCGCCACAGATAATTGAGCTCTCCTGCCAGGACCGCCAAGAGTTCATCGATTCTCTGGGAGCCAAGATATATCAGCTCTCTCACGAAGGGGGCGGGAACGCACCCTTTGCCGCCATCAAGGAGCTGGTCGAAAACCTCATACACGCCTCCTTTAAGGAGGTCGTCGTCACGATCCTAAACAAGGGGAACACCATAAGGATAGCCGACCAGGGGCCGGGAATCGCAAATAAAGACAAGGCCCTTGAGCCCGGTTTCTCGACTGCCACCAGCGAGATGAAGCACATCATAAAGGGGGTCGGCTCGGGCCTTCCAATCGTAAAAGAAATAGTGGGCCTATCAGGTGGGGTCATGAAGATAGAGGACAATCTTGTATCTGGGTCGGTAATAACCATGGAGTTTAAAAAGATCCCCGAGCTGGGCGGGGTAGAATTGCCCGCCAAAAAGAAGCCTTCTCCCCTTACGATGACGCTTTCCAATCGGCAAAAAAAAGTGTTATTCTTAGTTGCTGAGGTCGGCCCAATCGGTCCCTCAGAGATGGCCTCTGAGCTAAGCATGAGCCTTAGCACTGCCTATAGAGACTTAAGGTCTCTAGAGGACTTGGGACTACTTAGGGCTGACGACAGGGGCCGAAGGGTCTTGTCCCAAGAGGGCGTCGACTTTATGGAAAACTTTTTCGACCAAACAGGGTGA
- a CDS encoding membrane protein insertase YidC — translation MSQILTPIIDLLLFFLKLFNGYINNWGWSIVALTVLVKLLMTPLVVKQVRATEGMKKWQPEVKKIQEKHKNDKEKQGQELMKFYKENKVNPFGGCLPLLLQLPILFALFRLLSSGGPLTETLEKASFLGIPSLTTSFKTALSSGKATAIGPFVVLFLLVIISQYGMQKAISTDPQQDKMMLPMMAFMIVICLSFPAGVLIYWVVYNMLSVAQHQAIARAMN, via the coding sequence GTGTCTCAAATTTTAACGCCAATAATAGATCTTTTGCTCTTCTTTTTAAAGCTTTTCAATGGCTACATTAATAATTGGGGTTGGTCAATTGTTGCGCTGACCGTTTTGGTAAAATTATTGATGACCCCCCTGGTGGTCAAGCAAGTCCGGGCCACTGAGGGGATGAAGAAGTGGCAACCCGAGGTTAAAAAGATCCAAGAGAAGCACAAAAACGACAAGGAGAAGCAGGGCCAAGAGCTGATGAAATTCTACAAGGAGAACAAGGTAAACCCCTTTGGCGGATGTCTTCCGCTTCTCCTCCAGCTTCCGATATTGTTCGCGCTCTTTAGGCTCCTCTCCTCAGGCGGGCCCTTGACCGAAACACTTGAAAAGGCGAGCTTCCTCGGCATTCCAAGCTTGACAACTAGCTTCAAGACGGCACTTTCGAGCGGCAAAGCCACAGCAATAGGGCCGTTCGTCGTACTCTTCTTGTTGGTAATAATCAGCCAATACGGTATGCAGAAAGCTATTTCGACGGACCCGCAACAAGACAAGATGATGCTGCCGATGATGGCATTTATGATAGTCATCTGTTTGAGCTTTCCGGCCGGCGTCCTCATCTACTGGGTCGTATATAATATGTTGAGCGTCGCTCAGCATCAGGCCATTGCCAGGGCGATGAACTAG
- the yidD gene encoding membrane protein insertion efficiency factor YidD, giving the protein MKKIIIAIIRAYQRTVSSVLPPRCRFIPTCSQYAIEAVDKYGPARGAALATKRLLRCHPFSDGGHDPLK; this is encoded by the coding sequence ATGAAAAAAATTATTATTGCTATAATAAGAGCTTATCAAAGAACGGTTTCCTCAGTGCTCCCCCCAAGATGTCGATTCATTCCAACCTGTTCCCAGTATGCCATCGAGGCGGTCGATAAATACGGCCCGGCAAGAGGAGCGGCCTTGGCAACGAAGAGGCTCTTAAGGTGCCATCCGTTCTCTGATGGGGGCCATGATCCCTTAAAATAG
- the rsmG gene encoding 16S rRNA (guanine(527)-N(7))-methyltransferase RsmG, whose translation MRAKSRDLLVKGAGALKIELDEEKMKLFEIFLDEIVAGNKRAALTAITEEEEIASKHFLDSLSLKLVHDFSCTERVIDIGSGAGLPGLPLKIAFPHLNTILLDSIKKKVDFLQGLIERMGLDGIQAVCCRAEDYGINRDNREQFDLALARAVAPLSVLAEYALPILKIGGSLLAQKANLSLSEIDAAERGANELGGAMVSAREIDVPFVEAKRTIVIIKKLVPTPKQYPRRAGIPKKRPLGGADKG comes from the coding sequence ATGAGAGCGAAGAGCCGAGATCTTCTCGTCAAGGGGGCTGGCGCCCTAAAGATCGAGCTTGATGAGGAAAAGATGAAGCTTTTTGAGATCTTTTTGGACGAGATCGTAGCAGGGAACAAGAGGGCCGCCCTTACCGCCATAACCGAAGAGGAGGAGATCGCCAGCAAGCACTTCCTTGACTCCTTGAGCCTTAAGCTCGTCCACGACTTCTCTTGCACAGAGAGGGTGATAGATATCGGAAGCGGGGCAGGCCTTCCGGGCCTGCCCCTAAAGATAGCCTTTCCCCACTTAAACACGATTCTTTTGGACTCCATCAAGAAGAAGGTTGATTTTTTACAGGGCTTGATAGAGAGAATGGGCCTTGATGGGATCCAGGCGGTCTGTTGCCGAGCCGAGGATTATGGTATAAATAGGGACAACAGAGAGCAGTTCGACCTGGCTCTAGCAAGAGCGGTTGCGCCCCTCTCTGTTCTGGCGGAATATGCCTTACCCATCCTTAAGATCGGCGGTTCGCTCTTGGCCCAGAAAGCAAACTTGAGCTTGAGCGAGATCGACGCGGCAGAGAGGGGAGCAAACGAGCTTGGGGGCGCCATGGTCTCCGCAAGAGAGATAGACGTTCCTTTCGTTGAAGCCAAAAGAACAATCGTGATAATAAAAAAACTGGTTCCCACGCCCAAGCAATACCCCAGAAGGGCTGGGATTCCAAAGAAGAGGCCCCTAGGCGGGGCCGATAAAGGGTGA
- a CDS encoding ParB/RepB/Spo0J family partition protein: protein MANKRGLGKGLNSLIPAAQEGQERGDSSILNSSILKEIPIKAVEPNPNQPRKKFDPKAFEELVSSVKQFGVLQPVMVRTKGLGFELIAGERRLRAAADAGLEAIPAIVKDSSDIESLELALIENIQRENLSPIEEAEGFKELIEKFGLTQGDLSAIVGKSRVAVTNSLRLLQLPAEVRTMLEKNEISSGHARALLSLDDEERQIELARRILEEGMSVRQTESTVKMSSLSSSRQAAGPKPLQPKAFRTMARSLSEKLSAKVRIKMTEKKGKIEIDFKSLNDLERIFRTVMGSSSFDQDLEEAE, encoded by the coding sequence GTGGCTAATAAAAGGGGCCTCGGCAAGGGGTTAAATTCACTGATTCCGGCGGCTCAAGAGGGCCAAGAAAGGGGCGACTCCTCGATCTTAAACTCCTCGATCTTAAAAGAGATACCGATCAAGGCCGTCGAGCCCAACCCAAACCAGCCGCGAAAAAAATTCGACCCCAAGGCTTTCGAAGAACTGGTCTCATCGGTCAAACAGTTTGGCGTGCTCCAGCCGGTCATGGTCAGAACCAAGGGGTTAGGATTCGAACTGATAGCCGGCGAGCGCAGGCTAAGGGCAGCTGCCGATGCTGGTCTTGAGGCCATCCCGGCAATCGTCAAGGACTCCAGCGATATCGAATCGCTCGAACTCGCCCTCATCGAGAACATACAGAGAGAGAACCTAAGTCCCATCGAGGAGGCCGAGGGCTTTAAAGAGTTGATAGAGAAGTTTGGTCTGACCCAGGGCGATCTCTCGGCCATCGTGGGAAAGAGCCGGGTTGCTGTAACCAATTCGCTCAGGCTATTGCAGCTCCCCGCCGAAGTAAGAACCATGCTGGAGAAGAACGAAATCTCTTCCGGCCACGCCAGAGCCCTTCTTTCCCTAGACGATGAGGAGAGACAGATCGAGCTGGCCAGAAGGATCCTGGAGGAGGGCATGTCCGTTCGCCAGACTGAGAGCACGGTCAAGATGTCATCTCTATCCTCCAGCAGGCAGGCCGCTGGCCCCAAGCCCCTTCAACCCAAGGCCTTTAGGACCATGGCGAGGAGCCTTAGCGAAAAGCTCTCTGCCAAGGTCAGGATCAAGATGACCGAAAAAAAGGGCAAGATAGAGATAGACTTCAAGTCATTAAACGACTTGGAGCGGATATTTCGAACGGTCATGGGCTCAAGCTCTTTCGACCAAGACCTCGAAGAGGCCGAGTAG
- the jag gene encoding RNA-binding cell elongation regulator Jag/EloR, which translates to MNLLQKVLDAFGLEAEVDCEETEGVLKYSISGDDLGIIIGRRGSTLQALQLILSIVENKDEENKRFISLDIEEYRARLETSLASLAERMAEKAVREARPVSLRPMSAFERKIIHESLHDDPRVKTESDGVDPERRVIIRPD; encoded by the coding sequence ATGAATCTTCTTCAAAAAGTACTGGACGCCTTTGGGCTGGAGGCCGAGGTTGACTGCGAAGAAACGGAGGGCGTCCTAAAGTACAGCATTAGCGGAGACGACCTGGGAATTATAATCGGCAGACGGGGCTCGACCCTTCAGGCCCTTCAGCTCATACTTTCAATCGTTGAGAACAAAGACGAGGAGAATAAGCGCTTCATATCCTTGGACATAGAGGAGTACCGGGCTCGCCTGGAGACCTCGCTAGCCAGCTTGGCCGAAAGGATGGCCGAAAAGGCAGTCCGCGAAGCGCGGCCCGTTTCGCTCAGGCCCATGAGCGCTTTTGAGCGCAAGATAATCCACGAGAGCCTGCACGACGATCCTAGAGTTAAGACGGAAAGCGATGGCGTTGATCCCGAAAGAAGGGTTATAATTCGCCCGGACTGA
- the mnmG gene encoding tRNA uridine-5-carboxymethylaminomethyl(34) synthesis enzyme MnmG — MEKPFDCIVIGAGHAGSEAALAAAGMGLRVAIITMDAERVALMPCNPSIGGIGKGHLVKEIDALGGWMARLADETLIQIKMLNRSKGPAVQALRAQIDKRKYGAKMAKLLLRAGISRIPGTVSGIKKEGTGILGVELEDGRGHRSSVVILTTGTFLNGRLVIGDTEIAGGRMGEAPARALSGSLKELGFELGRLQTATPPRLDGRSVDYSKMEIQPGDPGPLSFSGSSKPRKTPNIPCFLTYTNEATHKKLLGLMHLSPIKTGIIESRGPRNCPSIDRKVVNFPEKARHPVFIEPEGLETNEVYLQGLTTALPAKAQLEVVRSTPGLERAKMVRPGYAVEYDYVIASQLKPNLETKLVDGLFMAGQVVGTTGYEEAAALGLLAGINAALKVKGKPPLVLERSQAYMGVLVDDLVTKEHAEPYRMYTSRAEHRLILRGDNADLRLSKIGHELGLISKERMELVERKRRAILVETAGLKSTRLVPSQANNEALRALKSSGIKRPTSLAEILRRPEVCHDELEASFPKLYEDFRKGEKVSADAKKIVETEIKYEGYTKRQMEQVKRQKKMEERLIPEGTDFHELHGLSFRAREGLARVGPRSLGQATRVPGVTPADALALLIHLERKKRSADE, encoded by the coding sequence ATGGAAAAACCCTTCGATTGCATCGTCATTGGAGCAGGTCACGCTGGCTCTGAGGCAGCTTTGGCTGCAGCTGGGATGGGTCTGCGGGTTGCCATAATAACCATGGATGCGGAGAGGGTGGCCCTGATGCCCTGCAACCCATCTATCGGAGGGATCGGCAAGGGACATCTGGTAAAAGAGATTGATGCTCTGGGTGGGTGGATGGCTAGGCTCGCCGATGAGACGCTGATCCAGATCAAGATGTTAAATAGGAGCAAGGGCCCTGCCGTCCAGGCACTGAGAGCTCAGATAGACAAACGGAAATATGGTGCCAAGATGGCAAAGCTCCTTTTGCGGGCAGGTATCTCTCGAATTCCGGGAACGGTAAGCGGAATCAAAAAGGAAGGGACGGGAATCCTTGGGGTCGAACTGGAGGACGGGCGGGGCCATCGGTCTTCCGTGGTCATCCTGACGACGGGCACATTTCTAAATGGCCGCCTGGTCATCGGCGACACTGAGATAGCGGGGGGCAGGATGGGCGAAGCGCCTGCAAGAGCGCTTTCCGGAAGCCTCAAGGAGCTTGGCTTTGAGCTGGGAAGGCTTCAGACGGCCACCCCTCCAAGGCTGGATGGAAGGAGCGTCGACTATTCGAAAATGGAGATTCAGCCCGGCGACCCGGGCCCCTTGAGCTTCTCCGGCTCCTCCAAGCCCAGGAAGACGCCCAACATTCCTTGCTTCCTCACCTATACCAACGAGGCGACGCACAAGAAACTTCTTGGTCTGATGCATCTCTCTCCGATTAAGACCGGAATTATAGAGAGTCGCGGCCCGAGAAACTGTCCCTCGATCGACAGAAAGGTTGTAAATTTTCCGGAAAAGGCCCGCCACCCGGTCTTTATCGAGCCCGAGGGCCTGGAGACCAACGAGGTCTACTTGCAAGGGCTCACCACGGCACTTCCGGCCAAGGCGCAGCTGGAGGTGGTCAGATCCACCCCCGGCCTCGAAAGGGCAAAGATGGTTAGACCGGGATATGCCGTCGAATACGACTACGTCATCGCGAGCCAGCTCAAGCCGAATCTGGAGACCAAGCTGGTAGACGGCCTTTTTATGGCCGGCCAGGTAGTCGGCACGACCGGATATGAAGAGGCGGCTGCCCTAGGTCTTCTGGCCGGAATAAATGCCGCCCTAAAGGTCAAAGGGAAGCCCCCCTTGGTCCTGGAGCGCTCCCAGGCCTACATGGGAGTTCTCGTAGACGATCTGGTGACCAAGGAGCATGCCGAGCCCTATCGCATGTATACCTCAAGGGCCGAACATCGGCTCATCTTGCGAGGAGACAACGCAGACCTTAGGCTATCGAAGATAGGACACGAGCTTGGCCTCATCTCCAAAGAGAGGATGGAGCTGGTGGAGAGGAAGAGGAGGGCCATTCTTGTCGAGACAGCCGGCCTTAAAAGCACAAGGCTCGTTCCAAGCCAGGCCAACAACGAGGCATTGAGAGCCCTGAAAAGCAGTGGGATAAAGAGGCCGACCAGCCTGGCCGAGATCCTGCGCCGACCCGAAGTCTGCCACGATGAGCTCGAAGCATCCTTTCCTAAACTTTACGAAGATTTTCGTAAAGGAGAGAAGGTCTCGGCAGATGCCAAGAAAATTGTCGAGACGGAGATTAAATACGAAGGCTACACCAAGCGTCAGATGGAACAGGTAAAGCGCCAAAAGAAGATGGAAGAGAGGCTCATCCCCGAGGGGACAGACTTCCACGAGCTTCACGGCCTCTCCTTTAGGGCGCGCGAGGGCCTGGCCAGGGTCGGCCCCCGTTCGCTGGGGCAGGCCACCCGGGTTCCCGGAGTCACCCCGGCCGATGCCTTGGCGCTGTTGATCCACTTGGAGCGGAAAAAGCGGAGTGCGGACGAATGA